The following are encoded in a window of Carya illinoinensis cultivar Pawnee chromosome 15, C.illinoinensisPawnee_v1, whole genome shotgun sequence genomic DNA:
- the LOC122295346 gene encoding RNA polymerase II subunit A C-terminal domain phosphatase SSU72 — protein MKFRYAMVCSSNQNRSMEAHSLLKREGFEVSSYGTGAHVKLPGPSLREPNVYDFGTPYKQMYEDLRRKDSELYKRNGILPMLKRNSTVKLAPQRWQENAADGSFDVVFTFEEKVFDIVVEDLHNRDHVLLKTVLVINLEVKDNHEEAAIGARLTLDLCQEIEVSESWEDSIDDIVANFEKQQRRKLLYSISFY, from the exons ATGAAATTCCGGTACGCCATGGTGTGCTCATCGAACCAGAACCGGAGCATGGAGGCGCACTCGCTGCTCAAGAGGGAGGGCTTCGAGGTCTCTTCTTACGGAACCGGGGCTCACGTTAAGCTCCCTGGTCCCTCCCTCAGAGAACCCAACGTCTACGACTTCGGTACCCCATACAAGCAGATGTACGAAGATCTCAGGCGCAAAGACTCTGAGCT CTACAAGCGTAACGGTATTTTACCAATGCTAAAAAGAAATTCAACAGTCAAACTGGCTCCTCAGCGTTGGCAAGAGAATGCTGCTGATGGTTCCTTTGACGTGGTTTTTACATTTGAAGAAAAGGTTTTTGATATTGTCGTTGAAG ATCTTCACAACCGGGATCATGTTCTTCTGAAAACTGTGCTAGTGATTAATTTGGAGGTAAAAGATAACCATGAGGAGGCAGCCATAGGAGCTCGGCTTACTTTGGATCTGTGCCAAGAG ATTGAAGTGTCAGAATCATGGGAAGACTCGATTGATGATATAGTGGCTAATTTTGAGAAACAGCAGCGGCGGAAGCTATTGTATAGCATCTCCTTCTATTGA